The genome window ttctaCTACACTGCAAAAGGAAGTTACTATTTTGATGTGTTTACAAGTACAAGAACCTAACAGATTCTATTCTCTGCTTCATTTCCTCCTTGATTCCCCGTCAACTAATATGCCTACATAGATGAAGTATAGCAATAGATCTTAGGATGAGTATAAAGCCTGGAGAAAACATCTCATTGATGATTCTCCATGCCGAAAAGATGTCTTTGTATTTTGCTGCAGTAGCATAGAAATAGCTATCTCCTCATGGAAAGTGCACGGACTTGATTTCCGTCTTCTTAGAGATAATTTAATGGTAAAAGCGATCCCACCAGACAAGTTGTGAGTAGGAGAtaaccaaatgaaacattgatGGCTGAGCTGGGAAGTCCTGTTGGTTCTGGCACGCCATAAACTGTCTGTCCACCAGGTGTGCTTGTGAATGGGGGGGTCATTGTGGAAGTTGGGATAGCTGGTGAACTCATGCTGCATTTGCAAAAGCGAAAAAGATTCTTAGTTTCACTAATGTAGAAGTTGTATCAATCTTTCCACCCTGGCCATGAGGTTCAAATCCCCTTCCCCAAAGCTTCTCTACAAGAAAATAAGACACGAAGATGAAAATCTACCTTGGTGGCTGGGGTGCAGTTACAGATGGTGGTGTTATAGATGATGTTGTGGAGGATGATGAATAGTGACAGTTCCCACTACCTGTAATGATTCATGAGGAAGAGTTTAGTATCAaccatatataattattattttcaaatacaCAATACACGTATTGATAATATGAGGATAATATTCACAGTAGGAAAAGGTTAGATTATGAGAATTAGTCAGACCATTATTTGTGGAGGTGGTGATTTGTGAATTCTTACTTGGGTCAGTGTTGGTAAGTTGTGCTGTCCCTCCAAAAACACAGCTAGTTGACCCTGGGTGCTTCTGATAATAGTCATTGAATGCATAAGAAGCATGATCACGAAGTGTATTTGGATCGTAACAGCTTGCACCTTGTTGAACTGCTGAACAGTCTGCACCACCATAGCCACAAGCATAGTCAAGAGCAACCTGTAATGCAGTTGGTGAAGCATTTGGGCTTGCAATACACCATGAGCCACCTGATGAAGCCGGAGTCGTCGTCGTTGGCGGGGTCATTGTCGTTGGGCTTGGAGGTGTTGTGGTTGGTGGGGTCATTGTCGTTGGGCTTGGAGGTGTTATACTTGGCCCAGTTATGATTGGTGTGGGCGGGGTTGGGTTCACCCCAGGATAGGTACCTGGGGTTGTTGGGTTGACAACAGGAATTGTTCCAGGACTTGTATCCAACTGGGTAGTCGACACTGAAGATGAGAAGAATATCTGGTTCTCTCGACTGCCCACAAGCTCATTTTCCTGAACTGCTTCTGGAGGAGGTTTCTCTGCAACAATTGAACCTGAAGAAGTCCAAAGCAGaatgattatttattttttttcctgatgagGTTGATAAGCTTTCATTGACCATGCATGATCAAATGGTAAACCCATAGTTATTCATGGCATATAATAGATGATGAGAGTTATGGTGCCAGAGAAATACAATTGACAGAAAACGAGGCTTATGCAGAAATTCTTTGTCAACCATATTTGTCGAATTTTAAAGCATAGACTGGATCAATTTTGCTGGAGATCTAACAGGACAGGGCTGG of Tripterygium wilfordii isolate XIE 37 chromosome 13, ASM1340144v1, whole genome shotgun sequence contains these proteins:
- the LOC120013728 gene encoding mucin-2-like, giving the protein MGSRVIQHFAFFLLYLVLSSGSIVAEKPPPEAVQENELVGSRENQIFFSSSVSTTQLDTSPGTIPVVNPTTPGTYPGVNPTPPTPIITGPSITPPSPTTMTPPTTTPPSPTTMTPPTTTTPASSGGSWCIASPNASPTALQVALDYACGYGGADCSAVQQGASCYDPNTLRDHASYAFNDYYQKHPGSTSCVFGGTAQLTNTDPSSGNCHYSSSSTTSSITPPSVTAPQPPSMSSPAIPTSTMTPPFTSTPGGQTVYGVPEPTGLPSSAINVSFGYLLLTTCLVGSLLPLNYL